The Platichthys flesus chromosome 5, fPlaFle2.1, whole genome shotgun sequence genome contains the following window.
AAATTGATCTCATAGCTATTGCTGATTTTGCTGCTGGTGCCATGGAAAACTGGGGCCTTGTTACCTACAGGTAAACTTCACTCCCTTTCTAACTACTgattttaaatggttttgtatttatttagagcttttctagtcttgatgactcaaagcgctttacactacagttttacattcacccaatcacacacacattcatacagtgcatctaatcgcagcactttgttattctatgggggggccattgagggttcagcatcttgcccaaggacacttcagcatgcagatgggtcagactggggatcgaaccgccgacattcgggttggaggacaaccactctaccccttaGCCACAAATCGTCCCGTTTGTTTCAGTGTTATCATCTGCAAACCACTGTTGTCCGTAATGTTTTTACCGTCCACGGTGGCGGTCTGACCTCATAGTTCCAGCTGTAGTTCATCAACTTATCTTTCCCTTTTTCATATGTTCACCTGTCACTCGGAGTCTGTTGTGCGTGTGCTTCGtgcatgtgccccccccccaccccccaccaccaccaccatagATTTCATTAAGTCTGTAGGAAGCTCTGAAACGTCTCCATTGCTTTGGATTCCCAGGGAGACGGCGCTGCTCATCGACCCGAAGAACTCCTGCTCGTCCTCCAGGCAGTGGGTGGCGCTGGTGGTCGGACACGAACTCGCCCACCAGTGGTTTGGCAACCTGGTCACCATGGTAACCAACCTTTTGAAACTGAAATAacctcagacacaaacacacacacacacacacacacacaaacacacacaaagttatgAAAATGTTGATAATCAGAAGTGAAAGATTCTaaagtttgttaaaaaatgacaaagcaCATGAAAAAAGTGACTCAGCAGCTCTGGATGTAGGAAAGTAAGAACTTTATACTAATTCAATTTAGTGCTGATGTCTTTGTTGAATGGAGATCTGGTGTCCAAGCTGCTGCATGTTAGTTGCGTCCCAGCTCAAGGAATGTGTCCTTTACGAAGGCCCAGTAAGACCAGAACAAGCTGGTGAAGCAAATgggaaatattcaaatatatctcatcaagctgtgtgtgtgtgtgttcatttgtgtgttcgtgtgtgtgtgtttgtttgtgtgtgtgtgtgtgtgcaggaatgGTGGACCCATCTGTGGTTGAATGAAGGATTTGCTTCCTGGATCGAGTATCTGTGTGTGGACCACTGCTTCCCAGAATACGACATCTGGACCCAGTTCGTCTCAGCTGATTACACTCGCGCTCTGGACCTGGACGCACTGGACAGCAGCCATCCCATAGAGGTGAAAACTGCTGAGTCATGTGTTGATGATCACTCCACAGCCTCATTTTCACGTTTTCTATTCATGAAAGCAGGTTGTAGTCTCACTGAATTCTGATTATTTGAAGTGCAGATCAGCTTCGATGAACTTGAGCTGCTCGATCTCCTGATTTGTCTTTTCGTGCTGCAGGTGAACGTGGGTCATCCGTCGGAGGTGGATGAAATATTCGACGCCATCTCCTACAGCAAAGGAGCGTCTGTGATCCGCATGCTGCACAACTACACTGGAGATGAGGTTGGTCCTTTGACCCCAATCACGTCTCAACCTTTTTATTGTTGCTTTCATTCAGTTCTGTAATGATCTCATCTGATTCTTTCTCTGCAGGATTTTAGAAAAGGAATGAACGCTTATCTTTTGAAGTTCCAACATAAAAATGCATCGACAGGTAAGAGCGTGGAGGAGACGttgagaggagcagagatgtGATTGATTCCTGTTTCCCCTCTAACCTCGGGCTGTCTCCCACAGAGGACCTATGGGACTGTCTGGAACAGGCCAGTGGGAAACCCATCGCTGCAGTGATGAGCTCGTGGACCAAGCAGATGGGTTTCCCTATCATTGAAGTGGAACAGGAACAGGTGAGCGTCACTGGACCCACGCTGTTTAATCCAggataaagaaatgataaatattcttttctcattttgtgCCCTGGTTCTTGAATCTCTCTGACACACTGACCATGATGTCATTCACAGCAAGGCGACGACCGCATCCTGAAGTTGTCTCAGAAGAAGTTCTGTGCCAGTGGACCACATACCGGTGAGCCTGTTCTACAATAACACTCCACACACCATGAATCCTCGGAGCCGGGGAGTCAGCTTTGTGTTTCATGAAGTTAAGACTCATGTCTGTTGCTCGTCTGTCGGACAGGTGAGGACTGCCCCAGCTGGATGGTTCCCATTAGCATCTGTACCAGCGAGGACCCGATGTGCACCAAGCTGAAGGTTCTGCTGGACAGACCCGAGACCACTGTCACAGTGAGCGGCGTCGCTCCAGACCAGTGGCTCAAGGTGAGCTACCATGTTCCATTCTACTGAGGAtgaagagtctgaagcttcaTATTGGTTCCATAGTTTCATTAGTTCTGGTTTCACATTGAAGTTTAGGGACTTGAGAGTTCTGTCTGACATGCGTACTGGAAGTGGGTTCGGGTCAAAACCAGATGTAAAAAcagattctacacactgaactgaTTTCTTCAGTCTGGCTGTTAATTTGACGTCAGCTATGACCCGATGTGTGTAAAAGGTTGTGCTCATACAAACGTGTCAAACTTTAACCTCAGACAGTTACTGTTCTTTACATTTTAACCCTGACTCTGAATGGAAGACGGAATGAGAGAGTGACCGACTGTGGACTGAGGAGAATGAATCAGTCCGAGTCATAAAGGACTCACGTTAACTATAAACTATCTTATAAATAACTTGTATGAAaggacacaaatacaaccaaatgtaaagaaataGAATCAAGAAGGTAAACACTGATGGAAAGTTTTTATATCAGGAAACAAATTCTGATATTTCTGTGAAAGGTTCATAAGGACAGATTTGTGTTGCACTGTTGATAGATCAGTCGGGTTCTCCTCTGGTTCTTGTTCCAGCTTCGACAAATGTGTCAAGAAAAAGTGTTGTGGGATTAACCGAGGTTCTCTGTCTGTTAATGTTTGTTCTATTAAAAGTCAGAATCACCAGTGTTTGTGGAAAATTCACTCACTGTTCAGGCTTATTGTCgactaaacccccccccccccccccccccccccccccccccccgagcattAGCATCAGTGTGATGCCGTTCAGGCCCTCCTGGACAAAAGCACTCTGTCAGTGTGAGAGGCTGAAATGGTGAAAGTAAGATTTTCCCACAGTGTGACCCAGTTGTGTCCCTGCTGCTGTTTATAGATCAATCCCGGCACCGTGGGCTTCTATCGCATCCAGTACAGCTCGTCCATGCTGGAGAGTCTGCTGCCGGGCATCAGAGACCTCAGCCTGCAGCCCGTGGACCGGCTGGGCCTGCAGAACGACCTCTTCTCCCTGGTGAGAGCTCCCTGCACCTCACTGAGCGTGGAGGCCTTTTTCCACAGGCTGGTTTCAATCTGTCAGAAGCTTGTAGAGCGTTGAAAGAGGccgtttgttttctttgtgtgcttCCAGTCCCGCGCCGGGATGATCAGCACAGTCCAGGTGCTGACGCTGATGGAAGCGTTCGTCAATGAGCCGAACTACACGGTGTGGAGCGACCTCAGCTGCAACCTGGGAGTTCTGTCCTCGCTGCTGTCACACACCGACTTCCACGAGGAGATCCAGGAGTTCATCCGGGACCTCTTCACCCCCATCGGCCTCGAGCTCGGCTGGGACAGCAAGCCAGGAGAAGGTGAGGCGCACGAGCCGGACAAGAACCACGACTCAACATTCACCTCCAAGGAGTTCAACTGATTGTCTTTTCAGTTGGTTTTTAAACTACACCTTAGACATCTACCACAGAAATATATTCATTAGGTTATTTCAGTCTATGTTTGTCTCTAAAAAGCAAAGTGCATGAGGAAGTAGACTAACCCGAGTGGGACCTTTCCCCCCCCGCAGGTCACCTGGGTGCCCTGTTGAGAGGTCTGGTTCTGGGGAAGCTGGGAAAGGCGGGACACAAACCCACACTGGAGGAGGCCAGGCGGAGATTCAAGGACCACGTGGAGGGGAAACTGGTCCTGCCTGCAGACCTCAGGAGCCCAGTGAGTAGACAACACGCCTGCGTCCCTCTATGAACCACTCAGACTCCCCCACACTGTCATCACCAGCTGAGATGTTCCTGCAGATTGAAATGTGAAATCCATGTTCCAGGTCGAatcttgtgtcttttttaacTGTTGATCTGTTAGAGAACTATCACATGAAACTCTTCCAGCTGTACACAACTCATCGTACACTGTTCACTCGTGAAAGTTTTAACTTCATGAGTGAAGGAGGGATTCACGCTGCTCAGTTCTCTTGGCTCCTGTTGACTCCTGTATGAGCAGCGTCTTCATGTGGCCCACACGCCAGTCTGTTTGGACTCTGGACCCGATGACTTTATACCGTTGATCTGCTATGAGTCGacatgtgttttaaagtgaTTAAACTCCTGATAACAAACCAAGTGGTGCAGTGAGCTGCTCTGCGGTCCAACCAGCTGGTTTGTCGTGTCGGGGGACGAACAACCCAAACCTCACTGACACAGGTGGTTTCCTGTTTGAAAGTGTGATCTGACTGGACGATGTGTGTTCTTCAGGTGTACCTGACAGTGCTGAAGCACGGAGACAGTGCCACGCTGGACACCATGCTGAAGGTACATCAGAAACACATGAGTTTCAGCTGTGTCCTAAAGATCAAATGACATTTATTAacttctctcgttctctctctttcatgcgtcctgtctttctctgtgtctctcggCCCGTAGCTCCACAAACAGGCCGacatgcaggaggagaagaatcGCATCGAGCGAGTGCTGGGCGCCATCTCAGCCCCCGACCTCATTCAGAAAGTCCTCAGCTTCGCCCTCTCGGTACGTGTGACCTCACTCTGTTTGCTTTGGCTTCtctgggtcaaaggtcacttattgtaaagtgtgtttataatcaTGAGGGAGATAAAAACCCTTTTGTTCTCTGTAGTTTA
Protein-coding sequences here:
- the npepps gene encoding puromycin-sensitive aminopeptidase, whose translation is MPERRPFVRLPTDVYPVNYGLCLKPDLIDFTFEGRLEALVEVTQATNQIVMNCADIDIITASFVPQGGEEINATGFNYQNEDEKVTLSFPSALQKGSGVLKIDYVGELNDKMKGFYRSKYTTPAGDARYAAVTQFEATDARRAFPCWDEPAIKATFDITLIVPKERVALSNMNVIDRKPYPEDENLVEVKFATTPIMSTYLVAFVIGEYDFVESQSSDGITVRVYTPLGKAEQGKFAMEVATKTLPFYKDYFNVPYPLPKIDLIAIADFAAGAMENWGLVTYRETALLIDPKNSCSSSRQWVALVVGHELAHQWFGNLVTMEWWTHLWLNEGFASWIEYLCVDHCFPEYDIWTQFVSADYTRALDLDALDSSHPIEVNVGHPSEVDEIFDAISYSKGASVIRMLHNYTGDEDFRKGMNAYLLKFQHKNASTEDLWDCLEQASGKPIAAVMSSWTKQMGFPIIEVEQEQQGDDRILKLSQKKFCASGPHTGEDCPSWMVPISICTSEDPMCTKLKVLLDRPETTVTVSGVAPDQWLKINPGTVGFYRIQYSSSMLESLLPGIRDLSLQPVDRLGLQNDLFSLSRAGMISTVQVLTLMEAFVNEPNYTVWSDLSCNLGVLSSLLSHTDFHEEIQEFIRDLFTPIGLELGWDSKPGEGHLGALLRGLVLGKLGKAGHKPTLEEARRRFKDHVEGKLVLPADLRSPVYLTVLKHGDSATLDTMLKLHKQADMQEEKNRIERVLGAISAPDLIQKVLSFALSEEVRPQDTVSVIGGVAGSSKQGRKAAWKFVKDNWEELYNRYQGGFLISRLIKLTVDGFAIDKMAAEVKSFFESHPAPAAERTVQQCCENILLNAAWLKRDADDIQQYLLQRKAPPPV